One stretch of Brevibacillus laterosporus DNA includes these proteins:
- a CDS encoding futalosine hydrolase — translation MSQDKHVEISSGSFINSNKPSPLSYKRILIVTSVSAEQEAVIRGLNGAEGFDVLIGGVGVAFAAASTARILATTKYDLVICAGIAGGFVGKADVASVVVATEILAADLGAETPDGFLSLDELGFGSARIPVDITLVNRVAEALQVSGLPAHTGSVLTVSTVTGSAETATAIASRVTGATAEAMEGYGVATAAQQFEIPVLEIRTISNPVGPRDRSAWRIKEALESLEKVSSVLVEVLR, via the coding sequence ATGAGTCAAGATAAACATGTAGAAATCTCTTCGGGTTCATTTATAAACTCGAACAAGCCATCCCCTCTATCATACAAACGCATCCTCATCGTCACTTCTGTATCAGCCGAACAAGAAGCGGTAATCCGTGGTTTAAACGGTGCAGAGGGCTTCGACGTTCTGATAGGTGGCGTTGGTGTAGCCTTTGCAGCCGCTAGTACAGCACGTATCTTGGCAACAACCAAGTATGATTTAGTCATCTGCGCTGGTATTGCTGGTGGCTTTGTAGGCAAAGCAGATGTGGCCTCCGTAGTGGTAGCAACCGAAATCTTGGCTGCCGATTTGGGTGCCGAGACCCCCGATGGATTTCTTAGTCTGGACGAACTAGGGTTTGGTTCTGCTAGAATCCCTGTAGACATTACTTTGGTAAACCGTGTAGCAGAAGCATTGCAGGTATCTGGCTTGCCAGCTCATACAGGCTCTGTTCTCACCGTCTCAACTGTAACAGGTAGTGCCGAGACAGCCACTGCTATAGCCAGCCGAGTAACAGGAGCGACTGCCGAAGCAATGGAGGGATATGGAGTCGCTACAGCCGCTCAGCAATTCGAAATTCCCGTTTTGGAAATCCGTACGATTTCTAATCCTGTTGGCCCACGGGATCGGT
- a CDS encoding glutaminase: MSPSILAPSETEQHQQISSQLLHWIEQFQEATSQGKCADYIPALRDMNSQQLGVTVIGTDGTMITAGDCEAPFTLQSISKVLSLIAVCMEYGIPHVLQRVDAEPTGDAFNSIIRLEMSKPGRPYNPMINAGAITVSSMLAGDSVTQKMNSLNNLFVQLIGTAPVLNEEVYESEWHTAHRNRALAYYLKDIGFLDGDVEGALEVYLKQCALEVTTKDTALIGLILALDGYHPIRQEQVIPKDVARFTKSLMLTCGMYNASGKFAAFVGVPTKSGVSGGILTAVPPRYRSRDLPFSDGCGIGIFSPAIDDVGNSVAGSLLLKEMAQQWDLSIF, encoded by the coding sequence ATGAGCCCAAGTATCTTGGCACCGTCAGAAACCGAACAACATCAGCAAATATCCTCTCAATTGTTACATTGGATTGAACAATTTCAGGAAGCAACTTCCCAAGGGAAGTGCGCCGACTATATACCTGCACTACGCGATATGAATTCACAGCAGCTAGGCGTTACCGTGATTGGCACAGATGGAACTATGATTACTGCCGGTGATTGTGAAGCACCGTTCACGTTGCAAAGCATCTCTAAAGTACTCAGCCTCATCGCGGTATGTATGGAGTATGGAATTCCTCATGTATTGCAACGAGTTGATGCAGAGCCTACTGGTGATGCTTTTAATTCTATTATTCGACTAGAAATGAGCAAACCAGGTCGTCCCTACAACCCGATGATCAATGCAGGAGCCATTACAGTATCTTCCATGCTAGCTGGTGATTCTGTTACACAAAAAATGAATTCGCTCAACAACCTGTTTGTCCAGCTAATTGGTACAGCACCCGTGCTCAATGAAGAGGTCTACGAGTCAGAATGGCATACCGCTCATCGTAATCGCGCCTTGGCTTATTATCTTAAAGATATTGGATTCCTAGATGGAGATGTGGAGGGTGCGCTAGAGGTATATTTAAAACAGTGTGCCCTAGAGGTAACAACCAAGGATACCGCCCTGATCGGCTTAATCTTGGCTCTAGACGGCTACCATCCGATTCGTCAGGAACAGGTTATCCCTAAGGACGTAGCTCGTTTCACTAAGTCCTTAATGCTAACATGCGGAATGTATAATGCATCTGGAAAATTCGCTGCCTTTGTTGGTGTTCCGACGAAAAGTGGCGTATCTGGAGGTATCCTCACCGCTGTACCACCACGCTATCGTTCCCGTGATTTACCTTTTTCCGATGGTTGTGGGATTGGAATTTTTAGTCCTGCCATTGATGATGTTGGCAATAGCGTTGCTGGTTCCCTATTGCTGAAGGAAATGGCTCAGCAATGGGATTTGAGTATTTTTTAG